The genomic stretch TCCCAGCGGTCGCGGTGCGCGCGCAGCCAGTCGAAGTCGCCGAGGATCTCGTCGGCGCTGTCGGTGGGGCCCGGCTTGTCCGGCTCGCTCACCACGTAGCCCGTGAACTCGTAGCGGTCGCCGCCGGCGGCCGTGATCTCCTCGGCCAGCCAGCGCACCTCGCGGGCGAAACCGCCCGCGCCGATGATCACCATCCTGCGCGCGTCCATCGCGTCGTCCTCCCGGAAGCGCGGACCGGCGGGCGATTCGGGCTTGCCCATCCCGCACGCCGACCGCAGATTTGGGGCACGGCCGCGCGGCGGCCGCCGAAGCGCCAACTTAAAGCCCGGAAGCACCCATGCTCAAGCGGATTCTCGACTTCTGCGCCGCCCTGCTCGGCCTCGCCGTGCTGGCCGTGCCCCTGCTCGTGCTCGCGGTGCTGGTGCGCTGGCGGCTGGGGGCGCCGGTGCTGTTCCGCCAGGTGCGGCCCGGGCTGGGCGGCGCGCCGTTCACCATGTACAAGTTCCGCACCATGACCGACGCCCGCGGCCCCGACGGCGAGCTCCGGCCCGACGGCGAACGCCTGCCGGCCTTCGGCCGCGCCCTGCGGCGCACGAGCCTGGACGAGCTGCCCGAACTGGTGAACGTGCTGCGGGGCGAGATGAGCCTGGTGGGACCGCGGCCGCTGCTCATGGAGTACCTGCCGCTCTACGACGCGACCCAGGCCCGGCGGCACGAGGTCCGGCCCGGCATCACGGGCTGGAGCCAGGTGAACGGGCGCAACGCCACCGACTGGGACACGCGCCTGGCCCAGGACGTCTGGTACGTCGACCACCGCAGCCTGGCCCTGGACCTGAAGATCCTCCTGCTGACGGTGGGCCGGGTGCTGCGGGCCGACGACGTGGCCGCCGCGGGGCAGGCCACCAAGGAGCCCTTCCGGGGCTCGGGCGGGGCGTCGGGCGGGGCCGGCGGGGCGAATTGAGGGGCGACAACAGGCCGCCGAAACGGTAGTCTGACGGGAACGACAGCCGAGGAGCACACCGGAACCATGGAAGCGCAGGAATTGCCTCTCAAGGACCCCAAGCTGGCCATCGACGGCGGCGATCCGATCCGGGCGACGCCGCTGCCGACCTGGCCCGAGTTCGACCCCGACACCGTCGCGGCGGTGGGCGAGGTGCTGCGGTCCGGACGCGTCAACTACTGGACCGGCCACCGCGGCCGGCTCTTCGAGCAGGAGTTCGCCGCCTGGTGCGGCACGCGCCACGCCGTGGCCCTGGCCAACGGCAGCGTGG from bacterium encodes the following:
- a CDS encoding sugar transferase, whose product is MLKRILDFCAALLGLAVLAVPLLVLAVLVRWRLGAPVLFRQVRPGLGGAPFTMYKFRTMTDARGPDGELRPDGERLPAFGRALRRTSLDELPELVNVLRGEMSLVGPRPLLMEYLPLYDATQARRHEVRPGITGWSQVNGRNATDWDTRLAQDVWYVDHRSLALDLKILLLTVGRVLRADDVAAAGQATKEPFRGSGGASGGAGGAN